TCTACACTTGACAAGAAGTTGAGGATTGGCGTTTGAGCAGTTCGCCGGAGGATGCAAATCTAGTCAATACCAGAGCCAGCCAGGGCTTTAGACTACCCTTCGTAGCTTCATCCGCTCTGAACCTTCATGCTAGAAAAGTATCTGAGACCAGGACAGAATCAGATTCTGTCGAGATTCTGCAGCTTGTATCCAGATCACAGGTTTTTCTGCCTGGAGGATCAGTATTGCCAGTCTGGATTCAGATTGTAGCTCATTTGCTGACTGTCAAGCATAATCTGGGCATAAAGATTCTTGCCCTTCAGGCAGCTGAGATGTGAGGGGAGTCCTTTGGTATCTTATTCCACTTACTGAAATTCTGAGTCAGTCACTTGCTCTCTTGGCTTTGTCTGTAAAGTGAGCCTTAGGTCCTAGTTTCTGGGTCTCGTACTTGGTTAACAGGTACCCTGGAAGGTAGGTGAAATGAACAAGTAGGGAGGAATGATTGTTTGAGGTGGGGAGTCAAAGCTGTGGGTGCCTCTGAGCCCTCTCAACCTATTTCCAACAGGTCCTGGTTCTCGATGGCCGAGGCCATCTCCTGGGCCGCCTGGCAGCCATCGTGGCTAAGCAGGTGCTTCTGGGTAAGTCTGCCCCCTGCGCATAGCTCCCCCAGACACGAGCCTCAAGGTCAGTGATGAGCAAAAATCACCATCTTTCGTTTGAGTCTAACGACCATGAGATCAACCCCATGCACCGCTCTGAGACCTgccagcctcctcccctcccaggttGGGGGCTCTGGGCTCTGTCAGACTAACAAATTGAACTTAAGCATGAGCCCAGCTTCGCCGATTGCTGCTCTGTGACACGGGGCAGGAGACTCCATGCCTTCCTTGTGCATTGTGGGCAGTTTGAGACGGAAGGAGCCTCCTTTCTGGGTCCTTAGCAGTAACTGGGCCTGCTTCCTAACTTTTGACCTCCTTGATTGTCtcattttccattccctctaggTCGAAAAGTGGTGGTTGTGCGCTGTGAGGGTATCAACATTTCTGGCAATTTCTATAGAAACAAGTGTGAGTGAGGACCTGGGAGGAGGGCTGGAGAGGGTGGACCTCTTTAGGGCTCACGCTTTCACGGGCTCCTAAGCAGTCCCACCAGTGGTGGGAGGTGTTAGTCTGAGTTCCTGAACACGCCCTCGGAAGTAAGGTTGTGTGCTGCGTTGGAAGGAGTTACCATCTGCCTGAGGACTCTTGAGGCCTCACACACTCTCCCCTCTTCCCAGTGAAGTACCTGGCATTCCTCCGCAAGCGGATGAACACCAACCCCTCCCGTGGCCCCTACCACTTCCGAGCCCCCAGCCGCATCTTCTGGAGGACAGTGCGAGGTGAGCTGGGCCTGAGGACCACGGGCTGATGGGGCGGGTGGCCGGTGATGAAGACTCTTCCCACTCGTGTTCGAGTTTCCCAACCATGAGATGACTCCACATGCACTACCATCTGAGGCCgcctgcctgcccacctgcccgCCCAGGTGGGGCAGCGGGGTCCTCACATGCCCCACTGAGCAGGCCTGTTGTCCTCTGCCCACAGGCATGCTGCCCCACAAGACCAAGCGAGGCCAGGCCGCTCTGGACCGCCTCAAGGTGTTTGATGGGATCCCGCCACCCTATGACAAGGTGAGCAAGACCCATCTCCCTCAGCGGCATCTTTGTGTCTGGCGTCCGTGATGTTCTGCAGTTACCTACATTGTTTGACCCTCGTGAAAACAGCACTGGCTGAGACGCCTGCCCCAGCCAGCCTTCTTCCCTGTCTGTCCCTCACTCCAGGTCTCTAAGTCCCTCTCCTTCTCTAACAGAAAAAGCGGATGGTGGTTCCTGCCGCCCTCAAGGTTGTGCGTCTGAAGCCTACACGGAAGGTGAGTTCCGGGGTCTGCTGAGCGATGCCTTGGGGTCCCAGGCTTCCTGGGGGGTGCACCTAGGGCCCTAAGACTGGCAGATGATGGCTTTTTCTCACGATGGTCTGCGGATGCCACTGTGGGCAGTGCCGATAATGCCAATGGCTCAGCTGATGCCAGGAGGAGCAGAGAGCCCTGCCAGGGGTGGCTGTGTCCCTTGAGTGCAGGCTTGCTGCAAAGTTGTATGGCTGGACTGGGACCCTCTAGGACAGGATGTCAGCGCCCCTCTCCTAGTCACCCTGGCCTCGTTTTCTTACAGCTTCgtttctccctctcccccgcAGTTTGCCTACCTAGGGCGCCTGGCTCATGAGGTTGGCTGGAAGTACCAGGCAGTAACGGCTACcctggaggagaagagaaaggagaaggccaAGATCCACTACCGGAAAAAGAAGCAGCTCATGGTGAGGGCGGGGCTGAGGCTGGAGGGGCACCACGCTTTCTGGGGCAGGGTCTGGGAGCTGATTACTCTTGACTTGGGTCTTTGTTATGCCCTCGGAAGGCTCTGCCTAAGGCCCGGTGTGGGTGGCCCCCTGGGATAAGGGCAGTCCTAGGGAGCAGCCACTAACCACCACCTGTCACCTTGACCCCACAGAGGCTACGGAAGCAGGCCGAAAAGAACATAGAGAAGAAAATCGACCGATTCACAGAGGTCCTCAAGACCCATGGATTCTTAGTCTGAGCCCAATAAAATTGACCGTTTCTTCTTCATGCTTGGCCTGGCCTGCCCTTCCTCCATCGCCACCCTAGGATGTGGGGGACCCCCAGGGGCTGCCGTCCAGGTGCCACAGGCAGCCTGGGGCTTAGAAGACTGGGTATAGCAAAGGGGCCTTAGCCACTGCTGTTTAAGAAAGGCCTTTTTAAAAGCGTAGACAGTTGTAAGGGCTGTGCAGGCAGAATTTGCCTGTGACCTATTCATTCATGAGAGTTTTAGGACATGGACAGTTCGAACAACCCGTGCTGTTGCAATACTGGcaaaagtgagctggaagacctAAGTGGAAGGGCCACTCACGTCGCCTACAGGGAGTCTAAGCTTCCCACATGGTCAGGTACTATACTCTGCAGCTGTTAGGATGTGAGAGAATGCTTGGGCAGCACGAGTCTGGGGTTCTAAAAGGTGTTTATGGAAGGGAAGTACGGCCCAAGGGGTCACAGGCATTGCCCTTGTGTCTTCCCTATATTTTGTGATCCAaaactaataaattatttttaaagaaatttggcGTCTTTGCAGTGTGTGTCTGCCATAGAGGCAGGCCCAGGGGAGCAAGGCCCTCGGCTGATGGGAGGCTTTGAAGAATAAAACTGGCTGTGCTCTTTCTGCAGATGATGGATTAGAAACTGCCTTTCGTGGAGGAGTTGACCTTTGTAGAGATTGACATGCCAAGGAATTTGAGATGCCTATGGGATTGGTATTTACGACCTGTAGAGCCTGGTGTTGCCCAGTTTGCATAAAGTTGTCTTCCCTAATTCAGCTGCAAAGTATGGAGTTGCCACCATTCTAAAACCAAACCAGTTCCTCACTGTGGGGCATGTAGTCTCTTCCAGTCTGCCATGCTGGGCCAAGCTTAATGTGAAGAAACGGacaagaaaaaacattttgtaaacgGTGGTTAGGCATTAGAGAAAGTGGGATTTGAAAGCTCTTGGTGCTTTGTAAGATTAAAACTAGGCTTGTTAGATCTGTCAGGGTGAGTCCCTGAAAGGGTAAACATTAGGGTACCCAGCCCGGGATAAGCACCCTTGGTCACCTCTCAGTACTTGACCCAGGTGGGCCCCCATCCCCATCTTACTGATGAGGGTTATGTGCAGTCAGCGGTGTCAGCCAGGATGACACGCAGAGGGGTCTGGTATGACCCAGGTACGCACATCTGTACTGGGAAGAAAGCTAGATTCGTGCTGCCCTTGGGACTGGTGGGCAGTACTTGCTAGTTGGTTCACGGGGCAGATCATAACTTGGGGCACTGTGCCATTCTCTCTTGCTTCATCTCCAAAATGTCTAAGACACCACAGTGGCTTAAATTTTCTCTTAAGAATCATTTTGCAAGTGGGTGGTTCCCTACCCCTCGTGGGGCTCCCGCTTACCAGCAGAGCTGCCTACAGAAGCAACTGAAAACCAGAGTTTAAGTCTTAAGTTTAACAGGACTGCATGTAAAAGCACAATATAATCCCCTGGAAACCACAATCCCTTATATTtggcttaaaaatgtaaaacttgcCACTTCTAAAGACACCCACCATTAAAAAGATGAAGACAGGTCAGACTGGGAGAAGTTATTTGCGTATCTCTTGCAGGACTTGAATGCCAAATACAGAGAAAAACTCTTCAAAACTCAGTAACAAGAGATAACCAAATAAAACTTCGGCCAAAACTTGAAAACAcgtttcaccaaagaagatacacaaatgccaataaatacatgagaagatgctcatcaTTCCTCAGAGAGAATGCAAACGAAATCTCCAGGCATAACCTTAATCATTCCTGTGGGACAAGTACAGGGAGTCAGAACCTCTGGGCCAACAGAATGAACGTTTCCAAAGCTCCAGTTCCATCTTGCCCAACTGCCCACAACCAAAGGACCCTCCAGGTCAGCCTCATCTCCTGGGCTATAGCAACCTTGGAGACCCTGGTCTGTGGGTGGGGTGCAGGGATACGTCTtgttttaatagacatttctgtgctcactggggagggggagggtctcCAGCTCTCCTAGCTTTTGGATTTCTGTTGTGAAATGCTAGTAAATGTCTGAAATCTGGCAGAGACAGGGAAATACGCCGTCAAGTGGTAACAACTAGAGTTGGCTGAAGTTTATTATTGGGCAGCAAGGCTGTTCACACTGCAGTTCAAAAAAATCGATGTGGTGGGTTGTAAGCAGCCttaaaatgataatgaaattgaggggcttccctggtggtccagcggttaagacttcacgctcccaatgcagggggccaggttcgatccctggtcagggaactagattgcgcatgctgcaactaagaaaagaaagatcctgtgtgtcacaactaagacccggcagacccaaataaataaataaatattttaaataatagtgaTGATAACGAAAttgaatagaaatgaaaaggaaaaaaatcagtgtattacagaaaggaaaggagagagttaaaagacttaaaaattagaaaagagagagaagaaggcagaggagggtgagagagaggtgtgtgtgttTGGTCACAATGCAAAATGCATTTCCTTCTGTGGGTTGTGATCAAAAATATCTAGAAGCTAAGGACCTAAACATCTCCGATTTGCCCTCACCCCTTCAGAGTGAagcagtatttcttttctttactctTCCCTTATCAAAATCTCACCAGCTGCTCAGCAATTTGCAAAATATTGAGCATATGAGACACGAGACAGGAAATCATACCTAATCTCACCACCTGGAGATGTAAACCACCAGGGCAATATCATGCATTTCCTTCCAGGCTTTTTTCTAAGTTAGAAACTTTTATGCAGACCTTTATGTGTAACTTTTGTACATAGTTTATTTAGCACACATTGTAGACAGCAACTCCAggtcctgcttttttttttttttttaactaaatatcATAAATCCTTTCTAAGTCATTCAAATACTCCAGAACttactttttcttcaaaaaataaattataaagctaCTACAAGGTCACTGGGGGGAAGACATAGCAGGTTCTAAAATGAAAAGTCCCTCCTCAATGCTACCCCAGAGGGACTGAAACAATGAtaattaaaaatgtatcattcatcacctatatgtggaatctaaaatatgacacagatgaacttatgaaacagaaacagactcacagacatggagaacaaacGTGGTTGCCATGCGGggcttggggggagggatagattgggagtttgggattagcagatgccaactattatatataggttaggaaaacaaggtcctactgtgtagcacagggaactatattcaatatcctgtgataaaccataatggaaaagaatatgaaaatgtatatatatgtataactgaatcactttgctgtacagcagaaattaacaacattgtaaatcaactatacttccataaagtaaattttaaaaaatgtatcgtTCAAAATTCACAAAGCTATCAAgtgtaaaagaaatttaaataattaaacttCAAATGATTTTTTGTAAGTTTGTAGCATTTATATTTCTGAAGTTATTACAACTTAAaagacatatatattatatatacatacatatgcaacCAGCCTTCTCTGTCTATAAGAGCATTTTTTTATGTTGATAAAAAAATATACTAAATCTTTGCTGTTCAATATGcaagccactagccacatgtgattaCTGAGCATTTGCAATATGAATAGAATGAGtgaaaaattgaattttaaatgttattcaatttacatttaaataaccaCATGTAACTAATGGCTGTGTTATTGGACAATGTAGTCTATAATACCTAAGAAGATAAGCCACAACTATATCATgtaataagctttaaaaaatgcattaaacaacaaggacctactgtatagcacagggaactgttttcaatatcctgtgataaaccataatggaaaagaagatgaaaaagaaatatgtatgtaaaaaaaTGCAGTCGTCCTATAGATTGTCCATAAACATTTGAATAAATGGATCATGCTGTGCCTCTTGTTCTACACTTTGCTTTGTCCACATACAAATTCAACAGAGGGTAGACTAGTTTGAAAGACACATTGGCAGATGATAACAGGATGACAGCAGTTGCTTCTGCAGAGGGAAACTGGGTGCGCATGTCCGGGGAGAAGAGTGAGGAAAAAAATTCATCTTTCACAACTTACTTTGTACTTTTAGAATTCTGTACCATGTGCATGAAATCCCTATTCAGAAGTCATCGgaaatttaaagattaaaaaatgaaacatgtcTGGCAGTGTTTTCATTTCCAGATTGGTTGACTTACCTCATGTTTATTACGTGCTTGCAGAGTGGTCCATGATCAAGCTATGCCAGGATTTACCCATCTGCCTGTAAGTGGACATTTTGGTGTATCTAATTCTCCTCCATTCATTTGGTCAGTTATTCAACAAGGAcaaactgagcacctactatgtgacagtCACCAGAAGCCCTGGAGAACAAAGGCAACGAAAATTCCTGCCCTCATTTTAGTAGGGAAGAGGAAACAGGATAAATAAGAAAGCATgaaaggggacagggcagggggagtttggaattaatatATTCACactacataaaataggtaaatgacaaggtcctacagtatagcacaggcaactatactcaatatcttgtaataacataatggaaaggaatctgaaaaagaatatatacacatatatatgtataactgaatcactttgctgtacacctgaagctaacacaacattgtaaatcaactatacttcaatttttttttaaattggaaaaagatcaaaagaataatattttgtgacctGTGTAGAAGTTTGTTGGGAGCACAGATTTTATGTTCTAAATGCAATGCTTAAGAAAGTCTttactagggaattccctggttgtccagtggttaggactctgcgcttccactgccatGGGAACTAAGATGACACAaactgcacggtgcagccaaaaaaaaaaaaaaaaaaagtctttactaGACtcataagtgaaaaaaacaaaacaaaacaaaactcatgttttcttctagtacatTTATGGTTTCATTCCCCAAACCCACCTAAATTTTACATTTACACATCAGAAATTTACTTTGGCATACAGTAGGTGGTAGAgatccaactttatttttttttcagatggttGCACACTTGTCCTAACATGAAATCACTGAATATTCTGTATATTCCccatgggttttatttatttatttatttatttattgtgataggtaagaagtggatttatttagagagaaccACACTCTGTGGAGTTAGAGCACTGGGAAATTTTAGACCAAGACTTAACTAAGGAAAGAGGCATAAGACACCTATCCGTGCCAAGTTCTGGAGTTTGAAATCTCCCAACAATGTGCAAGTCAGTTAGAGTGTGGACAGCTGTCAGGGTTGGTCGGGTTGTTGCCACCACTGCCCAGAAGGGGGCCAGGTACCAAATAGGTG
This region of Balaenoptera acutorostrata chromosome 19, mBalAcu1.1, whole genome shotgun sequence genomic DNA includes:
- the RPL13A gene encoding 60S ribosomal protein L13a isoform X1; its protein translation is MAEGQVLVLDGRGHLLGRLAAIVAKQVLLGRKVVVVRCEGINISGNFYRNKLKYLAFLRKRMNTNPSRGPYHFRAPSRIFWRTVRGMLPHKTKRGQAALDRLKVFDGIPPPYDKKKRMVVPAALKVVRLKPTRKFAYLGRLAHEVGWKYQAVTATLEEKRKEKAKIHYRKKKQLMRLRKQAEKNIEKKIDRFTEVLKTHGFLV
- the RPL13A gene encoding 60S ribosomal protein L13a isoform X2, producing the protein MNTNPSRGPYHFRAPSRIFWRTVRGMLPHKTKRGQAALDRLKVFDGIPPPYDKKKRMVVPAALKVVRLKPTRKFAYLGRLAHEVGWKYQAVTATLEEKRKEKAKIHYRKKKQLMRLRKQAEKNIEKKIDRFTEVLKTHGFLV